Proteins from a genomic interval of Desulfurobacterium sp. TC5-1:
- the cas2 gene encoding CRISPR-associated endonuclease Cas2, with protein MGKTRIIKYLAVYDICIKDNTPKEARLSAIRRMKIMRILYSYGVRTQLSVFELELSPSEKREMISRIKKYLRQNTDKFYLYPIDAKSIESIIRIGNYDNTLLRDYFF; from the coding sequence ATGGGAAAAACAAGGATAATCAAATACCTGGCAGTTTACGATATATGCATAAAGGACAACACACCCAAAGAGGCAAGACTCTCCGCTATAAGACGGATGAAGATAATGAGAATCTTATACTCTTACGGAGTAAGAACGCAGTTAAGTGTGTTTGAGCTTGAACTTTCCCCTTCAGAAAAAAGAGAGATGATAAGCAGAATCAAAAAATATTTAAGGCAAAACACGGATAAATTTTACCTGTATCCGATTGACGCAAAAAGTATTGAGAGTATAATTAGAATAGGTAACTATGACAATACGCTGTTAAGAGACTATTTCTTTTAG
- the cas2 gene encoding CRISPR-associated endonuclease Cas2, with the protein MKYVVVYDISDTKIRNKVSKLLSSYGMRVQFSCFEIETSLSNVKRIEKEISEIIDHDTDRVFIFPISRYVIDMVQKFGVVKELNESTVL; encoded by the coding sequence ATGAAGTATGTTGTTGTTTATGATATATCAGATACCAAAATAAGGAATAAAGTTTCTAAACTGCTTTCTTCTTACGGAATGAGAGTTCAATTCAGCTGTTTTGAGATAGAAACTTCGCTGTCTAATGTAAAAAGAATAGAAAAAGAAATTTCTGAGATTATTGATCATGATACAGATAGGGTTTTTATATTTCCGATTTCTCGTTACGTAATTGATATGGTTCAAAAATTTGGTGTTGTTAAAGAACTCAACGAGAGCACAGTGCTGTGA
- a CDS encoding DUF1887 family CARF protein translates to MILVSPVSTQTFPVVVTALTLKPEKILLLSTPKVRKFEKFLKNVLTYSGIEVEIKTIEPYNRKSIVSSVSDISGDVLYLLNCGTKYTAMVLFDIAGKDKVIYYTPDGKLLSLDGEIVAEIKNDLLDVEIHSAMYGFKIKSEVQEIGKIVERKALTYYVAFNYKKFTLILNKIQGQFLPKGLFPPDFYSLAVKYQVIKPHGGKYLVFDEGYLRGKWFEEFVFLKLIERGFYDVHIGVVINWYDSDVVNEIDVIAVKNNRLHLFSCKTGKNINVFSKHLYELHELTKRIGGDFGKGYLCIAPAVLNTKRPSVKAFPSMPKKPFDRRDSDWQKFLNSEEGKKYKEAWSAYTSLKFLTKRANLMDLQILTVEDLISGDWH, encoded by the coding sequence TTGATTTTAGTTTCGCCTGTTTCAACCCAAACATTTCCTGTAGTTGTAACGGCTTTAACTTTGAAGCCGGAGAAGATTCTTCTCCTTTCAACACCAAAAGTCAGGAAGTTTGAAAAATTTTTAAAAAATGTTTTAACCTACTCCGGAATAGAAGTTGAGATTAAGACCATAGAACCTTACAACAGGAAATCCATTGTTTCTTCGGTTTCTGACATTTCCGGTGATGTCCTTTACCTTCTCAACTGCGGAACGAAATACACCGCTATGGTGCTGTTTGATATTGCCGGGAAGGATAAAGTTATTTATTACACGCCCGATGGAAAACTCCTCTCTTTAGACGGTGAAATCGTTGCAGAGATAAAAAATGACTTGCTTGATGTTGAGATTCATTCCGCAATGTACGGGTTTAAGATAAAGTCGGAAGTTCAGGAAATAGGTAAAATTGTTGAAAGGAAGGCATTGACTTATTACGTAGCTTTTAACTATAAAAAATTTACTTTGATTCTTAACAAAATTCAGGGCCAATTCTTACCAAAAGGTCTTTTTCCGCCGGATTTTTACTCTCTTGCCGTTAAATATCAAGTTATTAAACCTCACGGCGGTAAATACCTTGTTTTTGACGAAGGCTATTTAAGAGGTAAATGGTTTGAAGAATTTGTTTTTCTCAAACTTATAGAGAGAGGTTTTTATGACGTTCACATCGGTGTTGTAATAAACTGGTACGATTCTGACGTGGTAAATGAAATTGATGTTATCGCTGTAAAAAATAACAGACTTCATCTGTTTTCTTGCAAGACAGGGAAAAACATCAATGTTTTCTCTAAACATCTTTATGAACTTCATGAACTTACCAAAAGGATAGGTGGAGATTTCGGAAAAGGCTATCTGTGCATAGCGCCTGCAGTTTTAAATACAAAGAGACCTTCTGTAAAAGCTTTTCCTTCCATGCCTAAAAAGCCGTTTGATCGCAGAGATTCAGATTGGCAAAAGTTTTTAAACTCTGAGGAAGGGAAAAAGTATAAAGAAGCTTGGTCTGCATACACTTCTTTAAAGTTTTTAACCAAAAGGGCAAACCTTATGGATTTGCAGATTTTAACAGTAGAGGATTTAATATCGGGGGACTGGCACTGA
- the csm4 gene encoding type III-A CRISPR-associated RAMP protein Csm4 translates to MEAIKLVIEPLTPFYTPLQSNTLLQSDTLFGEFCWHYRFLYGREKLENLINNYDTEPVMVFSNGFPEGYLPFPVIPFRNLPVAEKKDIGIYKILKKFKKQPFIEKKLLRELIESGKEITAEILFENFTRKSNEKEALPSYRKAKQMHVTIDRRFGSHLEGHLFDKEYLFFNKGSKIEIYCKFNSKRITLEEVEQTFHFMGLNGFGGEKTTGKGKFEIVSIDESDLPETANPNGFISLSTGMVKEGEIEDYYARFFTKFPKHGPEVCPEGINIFKNPVILTKEGSVFKCKERKEVYGRIYKISQNDSYIHCAKILPLFVRLQ, encoded by the coding sequence ATGGAAGCAATAAAATTAGTTATAGAACCATTAACACCATTTTATACACCACTACAGAGCAATACACTCTTACAGAGCGATACACTTTTTGGAGAATTCTGCTGGCATTACAGATTTTTATATGGTAGAGAAAAGCTTGAGAACCTGATTAATAACTATGACACGGAACCTGTCATGGTTTTCTCCAACGGCTTTCCCGAAGGATATCTGCCGTTTCCTGTTATACCTTTCAGAAACCTGCCAGTAGCTGAGAAAAAAGACATTGGCATATACAAAATTCTCAAGAAGTTTAAAAAGCAACCCTTTATAGAGAAAAAGCTCTTGAGGGAACTGATAGAATCAGGAAAAGAAATAACCGCTGAAATTCTCTTTGAAAACTTTACCAGGAAATCAAATGAAAAAGAAGCTCTACCGTCTTACAGAAAAGCCAAACAGATGCACGTTACAATCGACCGTAGGTTCGGAAGTCACCTTGAAGGCCATCTGTTCGATAAGGAATACCTGTTTTTCAACAAAGGTTCGAAGATTGAAATCTACTGTAAGTTTAATTCAAAACGGATAACTCTGGAAGAAGTAGAACAAACATTTCATTTTATGGGTTTGAACGGATTTGGTGGAGAAAAAACAACCGGTAAAGGAAAATTTGAAATTGTGTCTATTGATGAATCTGACCTTCCGGAAACAGCAAATCCAAACGGATTTATCTCTCTTTCAACCGGAATGGTTAAGGAAGGCGAAATAGAAGACTACTATGCAAGATTTTTCACCAAGTTCCCCAAACATGGACCTGAAGTTTGCCCCGAGGGAATAAACATATTCAAGAACCCTGTAATTCTCACGAAAGAAGGGTCTGTATTTAAATGCAAAGAAAGAAAAGAGGTTTACGGTAGAATTTATAAGATTTCTCAGAATGATAGCTATATCCACTGTGCAAAAATACTTCCACTGTTTGTGAGGTTGCAATGA
- the csm3 gene encoding type III-A CRISPR-associated RAMP protein Csm3, producing the protein MERLKEIVTIEGTVKLVTGLHIGAGNDEIKIGGIDNPVVRNPITNEPYIPGSSIKGKMRFLLEWYLGKVDMQGGKPFSNFDGSKEAEVILKIFGVSGSEENRIGPARASFYDLFLTKESRKLLEERVGALMTEDKAEVMVNRIKGTGENPRHTERIPAGAEFKFKLVYKIFDEEDEKLFEYLLKGLKLLEIDGIGGSVSRGYGKIKFEKLKKKTLIGKGEEDIDLEKVEL; encoded by the coding sequence ATGGAAAGATTAAAAGAAATAGTCACGATTGAAGGAACTGTTAAACTTGTCACGGGTCTTCATATAGGAGCGGGAAATGATGAGATAAAAATAGGCGGAATAGACAATCCTGTAGTTAGGAATCCTATTACCAATGAACCTTATATTCCGGGTTCTTCCATAAAGGGAAAAATGAGATTTCTTCTTGAGTGGTACCTTGGAAAAGTAGATATGCAGGGAGGCAAGCCTTTTTCAAACTTTGATGGAAGTAAAGAAGCAGAAGTTATTTTGAAAATTTTTGGTGTTTCCGGTTCTGAAGAAAACAGGATAGGCCCTGCGAGAGCGTCTTTTTATGATTTGTTTTTAACAAAAGAAAGCAGGAAGCTTTTAGAAGAAAGAGTCGGTGCATTAATGACAGAAGATAAAGCTGAAGTGATGGTTAACAGAATAAAAGGAACCGGAGAAAATCCAAGGCATACGGAAAGGATTCCTGCAGGTGCAGAATTTAAATTTAAGCTTGTTTACAAAATTTTTGACGAAGAAGATGAAAAACTGTTTGAATATCTACTTAAAGGTTTGAAACTTCTTGAAATAGACGGAATCGGTGGAAGTGTATCAAGAGGTTACGGAAAGATTAAATTTGAGAAACTTAAAAAGAAAACCTTAATAGGCAAAGGAGAAGAAGATATAGACCTTGAGAAAGTGGAGCTTTAA
- the csx2 gene encoding TIGR02221 family CRISPR-associated protein, producing MAEVFASFLGTSNYKETTYFLYGEKVRTKYIQSALLQILNSKEGKERESEKIFRIFLTPTAKEKNWPSLKSEIEKLSIDIKLEPVFIDKDIISSETQMWQLFEKLASSFNENESVTFDITHGFRFYPMMLMVMLSYLKLTKNIKVAGIFYGAWEARNKIDGTEVTPILELTDLDKLFDWIVGTQNFIKYGISETLTELLENESKNILKKTRGKDENAQKLRDFSIHLKRFTESIRTCRGKEIISGFSKEKFSCKNENGKEIEITEPESLDYEILKNFSREIEIENGKFSKLLKNLLKKIQFSLKEFSTGRIENLLSAAKWCSSHNLIQQGYTFLREYISTLLVKENYGTEKIFCRNTRKEAEEKSMSSSKWKNLLKTMADFRNDINHCGMREKSLKTKALKEQLEKLIVETEKILKNNDNH from the coding sequence ATGGCTGAAGTTTTTGCAAGTTTTCTGGGCACAAGCAATTATAAGGAAACAACCTATTTTCTTTACGGTGAAAAGGTGAGAACAAAGTATATTCAGTCGGCTCTGCTTCAAATTCTCAACAGTAAAGAAGGGAAAGAGAGAGAAAGTGAAAAAATTTTCAGAATTTTCCTGACACCTACGGCAAAGGAAAAGAATTGGCCGTCTCTTAAATCCGAAATTGAGAAACTATCCATTGATATAAAATTGGAGCCGGTTTTTATAGATAAAGATATAATCAGTTCCGAGACGCAAATGTGGCAATTATTTGAAAAATTAGCCTCATCTTTCAATGAGAATGAATCGGTAACTTTTGATATTACCCACGGTTTTAGATTTTATCCTATGATGTTGATGGTTATGCTGAGCTATTTAAAGCTGACGAAGAATATAAAAGTAGCCGGAATATTTTACGGTGCCTGGGAAGCAAGAAATAAGATAGATGGCACGGAAGTAACGCCAATACTTGAATTAACGGATCTCGATAAACTTTTTGACTGGATAGTCGGAACCCAAAATTTCATCAAGTATGGTATTTCCGAAACTCTCACGGAACTGTTAGAAAATGAAAGCAAAAACATCCTTAAAAAGACAAGGGGAAAAGATGAAAACGCTCAAAAGTTAAGAGATTTCTCCATACATTTAAAGAGATTTACCGAGTCAATTAGAACCTGCAGAGGGAAAGAGATAATTTCGGGATTTTCAAAAGAAAAATTTTCATGCAAAAATGAAAACGGAAAAGAGATTGAAATAACAGAGCCGGAATCTCTTGATTACGAAATACTGAAAAATTTTTCCAGAGAAATCGAGATAGAAAACGGAAAATTTTCAAAACTATTAAAAAATCTCTTAAAAAAAATTCAATTTTCTTTAAAGGAATTTTCGACCGGAAGAATAGAAAATCTCCTGAGCGCAGCAAAGTGGTGTTCTTCTCATAATTTAATCCAGCAAGGATATACATTTTTAAGAGAATATATATCAACCCTTCTTGTGAAAGAGAATTACGGAACAGAAAAGATATTTTGTCGTAATACAAGAAAAGAAGCTGAAGAGAAAAGCATGTCATCATCTAAATGGAAGAATTTGCTGAAAACAATGGCCGATTTTCGCAATGATATTAACCATTGTGGAATGAGAGAAAAAAGCTTAAAAACGAAAGCACTCAAAGAACAACTTGAAAAATTAATCGTAGAAACTGAAAAGATTTTAAAAAACAATGACAATCATTAA
- the cas6 gene encoding CRISPR-associated endoribonuclease Cas6: MPGKIRIIFEADNPVPVSELSPDRIHGLFFSILDSETAGKLHSINGLKPFTLCCPVFFRSKKETVKRFFVEITFLEDWLLSKTTTAVILNSRNRNYYLNSYKIKLFRTFKIDSDDIISYENIKEKANTRTRDIILDFITPTTFKRGKYDYPLPEPSLIYKSILKKWNRFSGERLPSKEILEKIGRDIQVAGCWIKTTKLEMASLKKITGFRGRIVFYNASKDAEFNRIITQLTLFAPFCGIGRKTTMGFGKVRTFFNLQGG; this comes from the coding sequence ATGCCGGGAAAGATCAGGATTATATTTGAAGCCGATAATCCAGTTCCTGTATCGGAGCTTTCTCCCGACAGGATTCACGGATTGTTTTTCTCAATACTTGACAGTGAAACAGCCGGAAAACTTCACAGTATAAACGGGCTGAAACCATTTACCCTATGCTGTCCCGTATTTTTTAGAAGTAAAAAGGAAACGGTGAAAAGATTTTTTGTAGAGATAACATTCCTTGAGGATTGGTTATTATCAAAAACAACAACAGCTGTTATCTTAAATTCAAGAAACAGAAATTATTACTTAAACAGTTATAAAATAAAACTTTTCAGAACATTCAAAATAGATTCGGATGACATAATAAGCTATGAAAACATAAAAGAGAAAGCAAACACCCGCACAAGAGATATTATACTGGACTTCATAACGCCAACGACATTTAAAAGAGGTAAATATGATTATCCGCTTCCGGAACCTTCTCTCATATACAAAAGCATCCTTAAAAAATGGAATCGATTTTCAGGGGAAAGACTGCCGTCAAAGGAAATCCTTGAAAAAATCGGGAGAGATATACAGGTTGCCGGATGCTGGATAAAAACGACAAAGCTTGAAATGGCATCGCTCAAGAAAATAACCGGATTCAGGGGACGAATAGTCTTTTACAACGCATCTAAAGATGCTGAATTCAACAGGATAATTACTCAGTTAACCCTGTTTGCTCCCTTCTGCGGTATAGGAAGAAAAACAACCATGGGATTCGGAAAAGTTAGAACATTCTTTAATCTTCAGGGAGGCTAA
- the cas1 gene encoding CRISPR-associated endonuclease Cas1 yields MKGFLFVTSKGAKVSKDGSQLVIDIGEKRSRVPLGAVSHVFIMGYVNVTVPVIRLLSTKGKFLFIMNKFGKLISVVYPEFLGSDNKFRLLQYAKFSNEEFKVQLTKNLLLQKLNNIVNVLSGLYVPSKMSMAPVMEWKESVEASILSASDNQSMLGIDGNMSRFLFSKLASFNESPFYFERRIYYPPEDPVNALLSLSYTVFYSVLHSVVISAGLDPYFGFFHIKRGRHAALCSDLLEIVRPFLTALVFRCLNDGFFEKDDFIKEKRGVYLKNEPLKVFLKYYTDVVIHNRDDSYFSQVNNFLKYLKEELKK; encoded by the coding sequence ATGAAAGGATTTCTCTTTGTAACTTCCAAAGGTGCAAAGGTTTCTAAAGACGGCAGCCAGCTTGTGATTGACATCGGTGAAAAGAGATCAAGGGTTCCCCTTGGAGCTGTAAGTCATGTTTTTATCATGGGTTATGTCAATGTTACTGTTCCCGTTATTCGGCTTCTTTCAACAAAAGGTAAGTTCCTGTTCATTATGAACAAGTTTGGAAAGTTAATAAGTGTAGTATATCCGGAATTTTTAGGAAGTGACAATAAGTTTCGACTTCTTCAGTATGCCAAATTCAGTAACGAGGAATTTAAGGTTCAATTAACTAAAAACTTACTGCTACAAAAATTAAACAACATAGTGAATGTGCTTTCGGGACTTTACGTTCCGTCAAAAATGAGCATGGCACCGGTAATGGAATGGAAAGAAAGCGTAGAAGCATCTATCTTGTCGGCTTCTGATAATCAATCAATGTTGGGTATTGACGGAAACATGAGCAGATTTCTCTTTTCAAAACTCGCTTCCTTCAATGAAAGTCCTTTTTACTTTGAGAGAAGAATTTATTATCCTCCTGAAGATCCTGTTAATGCGCTTTTAAGCCTTTCATACACTGTTTTCTATTCCGTTTTACATTCTGTTGTGATTTCGGCCGGATTAGATCCGTATTTTGGATTTTTCCATATTAAAAGAGGAAGACATGCAGCCCTTTGTTCTGACCTTCTTGAGATTGTCAGGCCCTTTTTGACGGCTCTTGTTTTCAGGTGTTTGAACGACGGATTTTTTGAAAAGGACGACTTTATAAAAGAGAAAAGAGGTGTCTATCTGAAAAATGAGCCTTTGAAAGTCTTTTTAAAGTATTATACCGATGTGGTCATTCACAACAGAGATGATTCGTATTTCTCCCAGGTTAATAACTTTCTTAAATACCTTAAAGAGGAGCTTAAAAAATGA
- the csm2 gene encoding type III-A CRISPR-associated protein Csm2 has translation METKHHPDLEIITKMFREYLSADRKKQAKVLKDTAEKVAKLFAEDKTSKHQIRKHYHRLLDIKERIKTKNTDDIKEFYPEIAMTAAYATYDRSRNNIGNAFERFLKELTNEAINSNKDNFLKLMTLFEAVVGYANMYVKKN, from the coding sequence ATGGAAACTAAACACCATCCCGATCTGGAAATTATCACAAAAATGTTTAGAGAATACCTTTCCGCAGACCGGAAAAAGCAAGCAAAAGTGTTAAAAGATACAGCAGAAAAAGTGGCAAAATTGTTTGCAGAAGATAAAACGTCAAAACACCAAATTCGCAAGCACTACCATAGACTATTGGATATAAAAGAAAGAATAAAAACGAAAAATACGGATGACATTAAGGAATTCTATCCAGAAATAGCAATGACCGCAGCTTATGCAACATATGACAGAAGCAGAAATAATATTGGAAATGCCTTTGAAAGATTTTTAAAAGAACTAACTAATGAAGCAATCAACAGCAATAAAGATAACTTTCTCAAGCTCATGACTCTTTTTGAAGCAGTTGTAGGTTATGCAAATATGTATGTTAAGAAAAATTAA
- the csm5 gene encoding type III-A CRISPR-associated RAMP protein Csm5, translating to MKSYKLKLTVETPTHIGTGNTYYDLEYTVKNKKFYVINKAKFFKRLEKLGKIDLFTKIAAKGDESSIIEIRKLVHNNFNPEDSLANFEIDKDALSDLEKKLFRFANIERHRSGKIMGILNRMKIRKTYKNPLSFKPMIPGSSIKGAIRTALISYLISKDEILLKKLSTIWAKYSRNPKKAINNMNNELISLALRNFERKIKPDTTKDILRFIKVSDFMLVDGGIKIGKAEMVHRKKKKTGLPVYLEYITEKSVFEGTITIDKKAAEEIFGNEKNFREENFSIENIMKYLRIHYGKNTYYNGEREYFKDFINWKLRQYKHKKEAPIKVGFHSGSLAVTTGIKEITKIYDKEKKQYKALPPLTLWTINKKPMGWCYLEVIE from the coding sequence ATGAAAAGCTATAAGTTAAAATTAACTGTTGAAACACCAACTCATATAGGAACTGGAAATACGTATTACGATCTTGAATACACGGTAAAAAACAAAAAATTTTATGTAATTAATAAGGCTAAATTTTTTAAACGCCTTGAAAAACTCGGGAAAATTGACTTATTTACAAAAATAGCAGCAAAGGGAGATGAATCGTCTATAATTGAAATAAGAAAACTTGTCCATAACAATTTCAATCCGGAAGACAGTTTGGCTAATTTTGAAATTGATAAAGATGCCCTATCAGATCTTGAAAAAAAATTATTCAGATTTGCAAACATAGAAAGGCATAGAAGCGGCAAAATAATGGGGATTTTAAACCGGATGAAAATAAGAAAAACTTACAAGAATCCCTTATCTTTTAAACCTATGATTCCGGGAAGCAGTATAAAAGGTGCAATAAGGACAGCACTTATTAGCTATTTAATATCTAAAGATGAGATACTATTAAAAAAGCTAAGCACTATTTGGGCAAAATACAGCAGAAATCCCAAGAAAGCCATTAACAACATGAATAATGAATTAATATCTCTGGCACTGCGCAATTTTGAAAGAAAAATTAAACCTGACACCACCAAGGACATTTTACGGTTCATAAAAGTTTCAGATTTTATGCTTGTTGATGGAGGAATAAAGATAGGTAAAGCTGAAATGGTGCACAGAAAAAAGAAAAAAACAGGTCTTCCTGTGTATCTTGAATACATAACGGAAAAAAGCGTTTTTGAAGGAACAATAACAATAGACAAAAAAGCAGCCGAAGAGATATTCGGAAATGAGAAAAATTTCAGAGAAGAAAATTTCAGCATAGAAAACATAATGAAATACCTAAGAATACACTATGGGAAGAATACATATTACAACGGCGAAAGAGAATACTTTAAAGACTTTATCAACTGGAAATTAAGACAGTACAAGCATAAAAAAGAAGCACCTATCAAGGTCGGTTTTCATTCCGGCTCCCTTGCCGTAACAACCGGCATTAAGGAAATTACGAAGATATACGACAAGGAAAAGAAACAGTATAAAGCACTGCCGCCGCTTACCCTCTGGACAATAAATAAAAAGCCTATGGGCTGGTGCTATTTAGAGGTGATTGAATAA